Genomic DNA from Candidatus Rokuibacteriota bacterium:
AGACGCGCTGGTACCAGGGGCCGACCGTGATGGGCTATCTCGAGACAGTCGAGGTCGATCACGCCCGGCTGGAGCGGGCGCCCTTCCGCATGCCCGTCCAATGGGTGAACCGGCCCCATGCCGATTTCCGGGGTTTCGCCGGCATCGTCACGAGCGGCACCATCCAGACGGGTGACCGCATCCGCGTGCAGCCCTCGGGGCGGGAAAGCAGCGTGGCGCGGCTCATCGCGTATGAGGGCGATCTCAGGCAGGCCGTGCCGGGACAGTCGATCACGATCACGCTGGCCGACGAGATCGACGCCAGCCGCGGCGACGTCATTTCCTCCGCGGATGCTCCCGCCGGGGTGGCCGACCAGTTCGAGGCGACGATCGTGTGGATGAGCGAGCAACCGATGCTCCCCGGCCGACCTTACTGGTTGAAGATCGGCGCGAAGACAGTCACCGGGACGATCACTCATCCGAAGTACCGAGTGAACGTCAACACCCTGGAACATCTCGCCGCGAAGCGACTGGAGTTGAACGAGATCGGCGTGTGCAACGTTTCCGTGGATCGTCCAATTGCCTTTGATCCCTACCGGGAGAACCGCGATACCGGCGGCTTCATCCTGATCGACCGCCTGTCGAACAATACGGTCGGCGCCGGCCTGCTGCACTTCGCTCTGCGGCGGTCGCAGAACATCCACTGGCAGGCGACGGACGTCCACAAGCAGGCGCGTTCGATCCAGAAGGGCCAGAAGGCCTGCGTCCTCTGGTTCACGGGGCTCTCGGGCGCCGGCAAGTCGACGATCGCCAACCTTGTCGAGAAGAAGCTCTATGCACGCGGCCTCCACACGTATCTCCTCGATGGCGACAACGTCCGCCACGGCCTCAACCGGGACCTCGGCTTCACCGACGAGGATCGGGTCGAAAACATTCGACGGGTCGCCGAGGTGGCAAAGCTCATGGTCGATGCCGGCCTCATTGTGCTCGTGTCTTTCATCTCACCGTTCCGCTCAGAGCGGAGGATGGCGCGGGCCCTGGTCGAAGACGGCGAGTTCATCGAGATCTTCATCGACGCGCCGCTTGCCGTCGCCGAGGAGCGCGACCCGAAAGGCCTCTACCGGAAGGCACGGCGCGGTGAGCTGAAGAACTTCACGGGCATCGATTCACCGTACGAGGCACCGGAGCACGCTGAGATCCGCGTCGACACGACCGAAAACACGCCGGAGAGTGCCGCCGATCAGATCATCGCGATCTTGGAGGAGAGGGGCGCTATTGGATCGGTGTGAGTCTGATCGGGCGGCACGCCCAAGGCCGTCGGGCTACGCATCCTGGTGCTCCTGGATTTCCGTGTCGTAGTCCTAACCCGACGCGGATGCTTACATCTCGGCGGTGCATGACATGGCCCCGGGCAGCGGGCAATATTCGGATGAATGCCCTGGCTTTCTCGTTGGCATTGGGTGCGACCCTGCTCGTCCCGGTCACGGCTTGGGGCCTCTCCCCTGAGCAGGTTCTGATCGTCGCGAACGAGCGCTCCGAGATCTCCAAGAAGATTGCCGAGTACTACCAGCGCGCACGGAGCATCCCACAACACCACTTGGCGCGCATCCGGACGGAGCCGCGCGAAGAGATCGACCGTGAGACGTTCCGGCTCGAGGTCGCACAGCCGATCGTCACCCATCTCCTCCAGCACCGCCTTCCGGATCAGATCCTTGTCATCGTGCTCACCAAGGGCGTACCGCTCAAGATCCGGGGGACCGGCGGCCCGAGAGGAACGCAAGCCTCGGTGGACTCGGAGCTCGCGCTCCTCTACCGCGAGTTGATCCGGGGGCCGGCGCCGCCGGAGGGCCCGGTGCGGAATCCGTACTTTCACCCGAGCGCGACGGCGGCGTTCAGTCGCGCCGATTACGATATCTATCTCGTCACGCGGCTCGACGGGTACACGTGGGAGGACATCCGGCGGCTCATCGACCGTGCGACCGCGCCCGAACGGCACGGCAAGGTCGTGCTCGATATGCAAGCCGCCATTCCCGCAAGCAGCGCGCCGCTTGGAGATGGTTGGCTTCGCGCGGCCGCATGGCGCTTGAATGACTCCGGGCTCGAGGTCGTACTGGACAGTTCAGCCCGCGTCGTGACCGGCGAGACCGACGTCATTGGCTATGCCGGTTGGGGATCGAATGACCCGGCCAATACGGCGCGGTCGCCGGGCTTCCGCTGGCTGCCCGGTGCGATCGCGTCGTGGTTCGTGAGCACGAGCGCGCGGACCTTCACGGCGCCACCCCCGGGATGGACAATCGGGTCTGGCTATGCGGGCTCCGGGCAATCGTTGGTCGGCGACCTCATCGCCGAGGGCGTCACGGGAGCAGTCGGCTACGTCTACGAACCCTACCTCGAAGCCACCGCCCGGCCGCAGATCTTCTTGCCGGCCTATCGCGCAGGCTTCACGCTGGCCGAGAGTTTCTACATGTCGCTGCCCAACCTGTCGTGGCAGGCGGTGGTGGTCGGAGACCCCCTGGTTGCCCCTTTCGGGCCGCTATCGACGCCCCGGCCATCTCCCACCCCGGGCGTTCTTCTCTTCCTACAGCGCCGCGCCGTCTTCCTCGAGGAGGTGGTCGCGCGAACGTCCGCTCCGGAGGCGGAACGGGCGCTGGCGCTCGCCTATGCCGAGCAAGCGGAGGAGATGCGACGCTTTCAGCGCCTGGACGAGGCATTGACCCTCGCCCGGCGGGCCGTGGCGATCAAGGCCGACGAGCCCCGAGCGCTCTACATCCTGGGCGTCGTCCACGCCGCGCGCCATGATTCCGACCAGGCCGTGGAGGCCTTCAGGGCCCTTCTGAGCCATGACCCCGGGTCGCCCTACGCGCGGGAGGCGGAACGATGGCTCAGGCGGTGAGCGGCGAGATCTCGATGTCGACCCGGCTCACGAATGAACTGTTCCCGTGGCAATGCCCCCGGGCTATGAGTGTGGTGCTCCGGACCTTGCGGTGATAGCCACGGCTGACCCAGCCCCCGATGGGCTCTTCACTCCCCCTCAAGACCTCCACGGCCAGGTGCGCGTCCACCTCCAGCACCACCGTTCCGCCCGCGACGGCGATTCGGTACCGGTTCGGCTGCTCTGTGGACATGTCGGCCTTCTCGGCGAGATGGAAGTACACCGCGATCTCGTGGGTTCCCTTCGCCACGATGTCGTCATATATGGTGAGGATCTGCGACCCGGCGTCCAATTCAAGCGTGCGGCGGTGCAGGACCGGGTCCGCCGTGCGTGTGTACCCGTCGTGCTCCCCGGTCACCTTGCCTCCCTGTATCCCTGGTTCCCAGGCAAGGCATCGGGCCTGCGCTCGTGGGCCCCACAGGAACGGGCCGAGCATCACCGACTGATCGAGGCCGTCCACCACGAGCGTGTTGTGCGCACTCGTGCTCCGGAAGTACGCTCGCCAAGCGGGGTAACTGAAGTAGTCGTATGTGCCCGGGTCCACGAAGACATCGGAGCCGAAGGCCCGCAGCGTGAAACTCAGGGCATCTGCGTGACCGTGGGCGGCGATCGATTTGAATCCCAGCTCGCCGCAGTCGAAGACCACGCTGACGCGATCGTTTCGTCCTTTGTGCCCACACTGCAGCAGGTAGTAGCCGGACTCGGGTAACGCGCGGGAGACGAGAAGCCCCGCGGGCGGTGTCGACGCCACTGCTTCGAACTCTGCTCGGCTCGAATGGCCCAGCAGCCAGCGCGCAGCTTCGGCATACCCGCCCGCCCACGTCTTGAAATCGGCCCGCGGGAACAGCCCGGCGCCGATGCAGAACAGAGCGCCAATCTCACGGCTGTCGCCCAGATCCAGCACGTAGCCGTCGTCGCTGTCGCCGATCATCGGCAGTGCGGTCCCGCCTTCGCTCAAGATTCCCAGGAACTCCAGCATCCGCTCGAGGCGCGACCAGTACGCCTCGGGGAAGTCCTCCCCTGTCTTGCGGGCGACGATTGCGGCCAGCAGGAGGAACTGGAGCACGAACACGTGATACCCCACCGCCTGCTCGCGGGTCCCGCCATCTGGGTACGTCTGGGTGATGATCTCCGCCTCGAGAATCTGTCGGCTCTCGCGCTGCCAGCGCCTGCCGCGGTCCAGCTCGCGGAAGTAACTGGAGGCGATGAACACCCCGGCGGCCTCGCCGATCCTGTGGTTGTTGGCGGACGAGCCGCGCGAGTACTTCCGCGTGATCTCCCACAGGTGCAGATAGGCCGCATGTCGCAGGCGGCTCTGGAACTTGCCCGTCACCAGCCCCGACTCGCGGATGAGGTCGATGGCCCAGACCCAGTTGATGAGTCGGATCGCCAGCTCCAGCGGGCTGCGCCAGTTCATCCCTCGCCCGAACGGGCACTGCGCGAGCCACGACTCGAGCTGCTCGACCACCGCCGAGGCATAGCGGCCATCGCCGGTCGCGCGGTAGGCGCGCCCGAGCACCACCAGATGATGGTGGCGGTTCGGCTCCCAGACCACCTTGGCGTCTCCAGTGACGCGGTAGTCCCGGTAATCGACCAGCGGCGCGAACCGGAGCGGCGCCTTCCGTCCGCTCCCGTGATCGCGGTTCCAGTCGATGGGATCGCCGAGGTCGCGGTCGACCAGATCGAAAAAGCTGAGCCGGTGGCGGGCAACTTGCTCGGCGTGGGCGACCAGGCGGTCGCGCCACTGGCGCTCGTCACTACGCTCCGGCACCGCCCACTCGCCGACACGGAGATCGCACACCCGGAACCCGGGATCGGCGCACGCACCCGCGTCCGCAGGGTCAGAGGCTCGGGGCCTCGGCTCCAGCCTCAGGGCCAGGCGCCCCCACAGCTCGCCGTCGCGCAACCGGCCGGCCGCTCGCCACGCGAGCTCGCCGGCCGACATCGTCTGGAGCCGACGGAGATACCAGGTGAGTGATGGCATGGATAGGGGCCGTTACCACCAGCCTCCCACGAATCCCTGGACGTACTTGATCGCAAAGACGCCCAGATTCTTCGCGGCGTGGGCGACGAAGCAGGGCAGCAACGACCGCTGCGGATTCAGTCCGAAGAAGCGCACCGTGTATAGCCACAGTGAAGTCGCCAAGATCGCCGTCGTGCTGAACCAGGCCTTGGCGCCGGCATGGAGAGTGAGGCTGCTCCCGTTCCAGTCCCACAGGAAAGGGTGCAGCAGGGCGAAGAGCACCGACGCGCCCACGACGCCTCCCCAGAGCGCCGCGCGCCCGCGATGTTCGATGACCAGATACCCGCGGATGATGACCTCCTCGATCACCGGCGCGCCGAGGATAGAATACAGACCGAACAATGCGGTCACCTGCGACTGCTCCGCGCTGAGACCGAGCATATGCTCACCGCCGGTTTCCGCAGCAAGAATGACAAGCGCGCCGAGCGAGGCAATCGCGACTGCGCGCGCCGAGGCAGGCGTGGCCCCGGGAAGGGCTCTCTCATTCGGCTTGCCGGCGAGCGCGGCGCGATAATCAAGCGTCCACGCGCGGGCAACCCAGACCGCCGCGCCGATCAGCAGGAGGAGAAACAACGGGTCTGTGGTCATTACCGATATGGAAGCGACTGGGGTAGCATGGGGCATCATACTGCGCCGAACGCATGAAGTCCCGAGGGTCTTGGCGTGCCCTGAGCCGAGGTGGGTCTGATGCCGGTGCTCGGGCACGCCTTCGTCGGTCTCGCGATCGGGGTGTCCACGAAGCCCTCCGCGCGGGGGCACCCGGAGCCGCCGGTCATTGGGGCCGCATTGGCGCTCTGGCTTCCGGCCGTGGTCACCCTGGCCTATCTTCCCGACATCGTCGCTCAGCTCGGCGTCATTGCGGGATGGAGTGACGCCCGCCTGCTCGGTCACTCCGTCATGTTTGCGGTAGCGGTGTCCCCGGCGATCGCGGCGGTGCTGATGCGGCTGGCCAGGGTGTCCTTCGCTCGCGCGTTCGTCACCGCCCTGGTCTCCCTGCTGGTCCACGACGTCCTCGACCTGGGGCAGGCCACCGACCGCGCTCCCTGGTGGCCGCTGTCCGATCGGCCCATCGGCGTCGACCTAGGGC
This window encodes:
- a CDS encoding CPBP family intramembrane metalloprotease — encoded protein: MTTDPLFLLLLIGAAVWVARAWTLDYRAALAGKPNERALPGATPASARAVAIASLGALVILAAETGGEHMLGLSAEQSQVTALFGLYSILGAPVIEEVIIRGYLVIEHRGRAALWGGVVGASVLFALLHPFLWDWNGSSLTLHAGAKAWFSTTAILATSLWLYTVRFFGLNPQRSLLPCFVAHAAKNLGVFAIKYVQGFVGGWW
- a CDS encoding TIGR03790 family protein, whose amino-acid sequence is MNALAFSLALGATLLVPVTAWGLSPEQVLIVANERSEISKKIAEYYQRARSIPQHHLARIRTEPREEIDRETFRLEVAQPIVTHLLQHRLPDQILVIVLTKGVPLKIRGTGGPRGTQASVDSELALLYRELIRGPAPPEGPVRNPYFHPSATAAFSRADYDIYLVTRLDGYTWEDIRRLIDRATAPERHGKVVLDMQAAIPASSAPLGDGWLRAAAWRLNDSGLEVVLDSSARVVTGETDVIGYAGWGSNDPANTARSPGFRWLPGAIASWFVSTSARTFTAPPPGWTIGSGYAGSGQSLVGDLIAEGVTGAVGYVYEPYLEATARPQIFLPAYRAGFTLAESFYMSLPNLSWQAVVVGDPLVAPFGPLSTPRPSPTPGVLLFLQRRAVFLEEVVARTSAPEAERALALAYAEQAEEMRRFQRLDEALTLARRAVAIKADEPRALYILGVVHAARHDSDQAVEAFRALLSHDPGSPYAREAERWLRR
- the cysN gene encoding sulfate adenylyltransferase subunit CysN, whose amino-acid sequence is MGRAVRRSPHAPELAGTDIERYLEAQQYKGLLRFITCGSVDDGKSTLIGRLLYEANMLFEDQLAALEADSKKFGTQGSELDFALLLDGLTAEREQGITIDVAYRFFSTDKRKFIVADTPGHEQYTRNMVTGASTADAAILLVDARKGVVTQTRRHSYLVSLLGIRHVVLAVNKMDLVEYARTTFAAIEDEYRAFAKQIGLGDICCIPVSALKGDNILTLSDKTRWYQGPTVMGYLETVEVDHARLERAPFRMPVQWVNRPHADFRGFAGIVTSGTIQTGDRIRVQPSGRESSVARLIAYEGDLRQAVPGQSITITLADEIDASRGDVISSADAPAGVADQFEATIVWMSEQPMLPGRPYWLKIGAKTVTGTITHPKYRVNVNTLEHLAAKRLELNEIGVCNVSVDRPIAFDPYRENRDTGGFILIDRLSNNTVGAGLLHFALRRSQNIHWQATDVHKQARSIQKGQKACVLWFTGLSGAGKSTIANLVEKKLYARGLHTYLLDGDNVRHGLNRDLGFTDEDRVENIRRVAEVAKLMVDAGLIVLVSFISPFRSERRMARALVEDGEFIEIFIDAPLAVAEERDPKGLYRKARRGELKNFTGIDSPYEAPEHAEIRVDTTENTPESAADQIIAILEERGAIGSV
- a CDS encoding alginate lyase family protein, whose translation is MPSLTWYLRRLQTMSAGELAWRAAGRLRDGELWGRLALRLEPRPRASDPADAGACADPGFRVCDLRVGEWAVPERSDERQWRDRLVAHAEQVARHRLSFFDLVDRDLGDPIDWNRDHGSGRKAPLRFAPLVDYRDYRVTGDAKVVWEPNRHHHLVVLGRAYRATGDGRYASAVVEQLESWLAQCPFGRGMNWRSPLELAIRLINWVWAIDLIRESGLVTGKFQSRLRHAAYLHLWEITRKYSRGSSANNHRIGEAAGVFIASSYFRELDRGRRWQRESRQILEAEIITQTYPDGGTREQAVGYHVFVLQFLLLAAIVARKTGEDFPEAYWSRLERMLEFLGILSEGGTALPMIGDSDDGYVLDLGDSREIGALFCIGAGLFPRADFKTWAGGYAEAARWLLGHSSRAEFEAVASTPPAGLLVSRALPESGYYLLQCGHKGRNDRVSVVFDCGELGFKSIAAHGHADALSFTLRAFGSDVFVDPGTYDYFSYPAWRAYFRSTSAHNTLVVDGLDQSVMLGPFLWGPRAQARCLAWEPGIQGGKVTGEHDGYTRTADPVLHRRTLELDAGSQILTIYDDIVAKGTHEIAVYFHLAEKADMSTEQPNRYRIAVAGGTVVLEVDAHLAVEVLRGSEEPIGGWVSRGYHRKVRSTTLIARGHCHGNSSFVSRVDIEISPLTA